A genome region from Nocardiopsis exhalans includes the following:
- a CDS encoding helix-turn-helix domain-containing protein produces the protein MARLTGTSQATISMWESGKRSPDRRRAILVLQELGTPGAAGERSWRLPDEAPSEPSEGLAQALRVVITAPVPIDVQVSSHTDEGPLTTASFLVQGEHPRLVVTPSSSWGITTSPSGVTTAWVALENPKPPPPLR, from the coding sequence TTGGCGCGCCTGACCGGCACCAGCCAGGCCACCATCTCGATGTGGGAGTCGGGCAAACGCTCTCCCGATCGACGGCGCGCGATCCTGGTCCTGCAAGAGCTCGGGACGCCCGGTGCCGCTGGGGAGCGGAGTTGGCGTCTACCGGATGAAGCTCCCTCTGAACCCTCTGAAGGTCTTGCTCAGGCGTTGCGGGTGGTCATCACTGCTCCTGTGCCCATCGACGTGCAGGTGAGTTCGCACACCGACGAGGGTCCTCTAACAACAGCTTCCTTCCTGGTCCAGGGGGAGCACCCCCGCTTGGTGGTCACCCCTTCCAGCAGCTGGGGCATCACTACCAGCCCTTCGGGGGTCACCACCGCGTGGGTTGCTTTGGAGAACCCGAAACCACCCCCACCGCTTAGATGA
- a CDS encoding tetratricopeptide repeat protein: MSSCTPWVVSREAATAAAENFVADHLALARAADRHLDPHRQLLCPEGLDAALFPNYDEALSWSARNSGVLAAAARTAHELDLHEQTWQLCDALGTTARLLLDMQLWCITGELGVSSAARCGSAPHALMLTRLGSCHRRIGDLDQAEKSLLRAEALWKQTQDRVGLAWARAQLGQLFLGRGDATLASAQLGRALDGFADVGLDRGVWMVHRRLGEVALMVGDRTKARSYLEGAVSWFDDQGDHYQVVRTSMSLARAHAETGHRDQAFGVLTHAEETARTQGLIAHAEQVQALAAALTAGGIGALRQPSVFEQVGRS; encoded by the coding sequence ATGAGCAGCTGTACCCCGTGGGTGGTGAGTCGGGAAGCCGCCACCGCTGCGGCCGAGAACTTCGTCGCCGACCATCTGGCCTTGGCCCGCGCCGCTGACCGCCATCTCGACCCCCACCGGCAGCTGCTCTGCCCGGAAGGGCTCGACGCTGCGCTCTTTCCCAACTACGACGAGGCCCTGTCCTGGTCGGCACGCAACTCCGGGGTCCTGGCCGCAGCCGCACGCACCGCCCACGAGCTGGACCTGCACGAGCAGACCTGGCAGTTGTGCGATGCCCTGGGCACCACGGCCAGACTGCTGTTGGACATGCAGCTGTGGTGCATCACCGGTGAGCTGGGTGTGTCCTCCGCGGCTCGGTGCGGCTCCGCGCCGCACGCCCTGATGCTCACTCGCCTGGGGTCCTGCCACCGGCGGATCGGGGACCTGGATCAGGCCGAGAAGAGTCTCCTGCGCGCCGAAGCACTGTGGAAGCAGACCCAGGACAGGGTCGGCTTGGCGTGGGCCCGCGCCCAGCTGGGGCAGCTCTTTCTGGGCCGCGGTGACGCCACCTTGGCCTCGGCCCAGCTCGGCCGGGCCTTGGACGGTTTCGCCGACGTCGGTCTGGACCGGGGGGTGTGGATGGTTCACCGCAGGCTTGGCGAGGTCGCGCTCATGGTGGGTGACCGCACCAAGGCCCGCTCCTATCTTGAAGGGGCTGTGTCCTGGTTCGACGATCAGGGCGATCACTACCAGGTCGTGCGCACCTCGATGTCGCTGGCCCGTGCTCACGCCGAGACCGGTCACCGCGATCAGGCGTTCGGTGTGCTCACCCACGCCGAGGAAACTGCCCGCACTCAAGGGTTGATCGCGCACGCCGAACAGGTGCAGGCACTAGCCGCAGCCCTGACCGCAGGCGGAATCGGCGCGCTCCGGCAGCCCAGTGTGTTTGAGCAGGTGGGCCGCTCATGA
- a CDS encoding protein kinase — MELPYKDLILPYTGPITDMRPVQGGSGFSTTALVTSGEGEFFVKGVPNRPGGRLDSVVREGLINPALTGIAPTLRWKVEGQPWFVLGFDVVQGRVAEYTPGEDHDLSQVVGLIDRIAAVELPSEAAGWAESRWDRFTDTPQLLAGDTLLYTDIQPDNVLIGADRSWIVDWEWPTVGAAFLTPACLVVQLIASGHTPAEAETWVDGCETWKAADPEAINAFARAHVGIQRWVVEARPEEEWRKFMLAAAEAWAEHRGVR, encoded by the coding sequence ATGGAACTGCCGTACAAGGACCTCATCCTGCCGTACACCGGCCCCATCACCGACATGCGGCCTGTCCAAGGCGGCAGCGGGTTCTCCACCACCGCGCTGGTCACCAGCGGAGAAGGCGAGTTCTTCGTCAAAGGGGTACCGAACCGGCCCGGCGGACGCTTGGACTCCGTGGTCCGGGAGGGCCTGATCAACCCAGCCCTAACCGGCATCGCACCGACCCTGCGCTGGAAGGTCGAGGGGCAGCCATGGTTCGTGCTCGGGTTCGACGTGGTCCAGGGCCGGGTTGCCGAGTACACACCCGGCGAAGACCACGACCTGTCCCAGGTGGTGGGGCTGATCGACCGGATCGCGGCGGTGGAACTCCCCTCGGAAGCGGCAGGGTGGGCGGAAAGCCGGTGGGATCGGTTCACCGACACCCCCCAACTCTTGGCCGGCGACACGCTCCTGTACACCGACATCCAGCCTGACAACGTCCTCATCGGCGCTGACCGATCGTGGATTGTGGACTGGGAGTGGCCGACTGTCGGGGCCGCGTTCCTGACCCCGGCGTGCCTGGTGGTGCAGCTCATCGCCTCTGGGCACACCCCCGCCGAGGCTGAAACGTGGGTGGACGGCTGTGAGACGTGGAAGGCCGCGGACCCCGAAGCCATCAACGCGTTCGCGCGGGCGCATGTGGGGATTCAGCGTTGGGTGGTCGAGGCGAGGCCCGAAGAGGAGTGGAGGAAGTTTATGTTGGCGGCTGCGGAGGCGTGGGCAGAGCACCGGGGCGTGCGGTAG
- a CDS encoding helix-turn-helix domain-containing protein: MSDKVLPEWKPFGTTLRRHRKRAGLSQAEVGEKLALSGGMIGHLERAKRVPIRAHVRELDRIFATDGELVQQWLDIVEEKDVLPWFKDALESERRSWKICEYHPILIPGLLQIPAYTRVLVTARQVQKSREEIEEVVELRASRLPNLQPQRPILWFVVDQIVVDRVVGDERIMYEQLEHIVQLAEDDTIRFQVIPDEVRKHCGLCSPFRLMTMRDNRKLVRMEHTLGGTAYDKSDEIEEMAELFGALQAEALSPIRSIQLIQNIMKGLK; encoded by the coding sequence ATGAGTGACAAGGTGCTACCCGAATGGAAACCGTTCGGTACGACGCTGCGCCGACACCGCAAGAGAGCTGGGCTTTCTCAGGCAGAGGTTGGTGAGAAGCTGGCCCTGAGCGGGGGGATGATTGGGCACTTGGAAAGAGCGAAAAGAGTCCCAATCAGGGCACATGTTCGCGAACTGGACAGGATCTTCGCTACCGATGGTGAACTGGTGCAACAATGGTTGGACATCGTCGAGGAGAAGGACGTCCTGCCGTGGTTCAAGGACGCGCTGGAATCCGAGCGCCGATCCTGGAAGATCTGCGAATACCACCCCATCCTCATACCGGGGTTGCTTCAGATCCCCGCGTACACACGGGTGCTCGTCACTGCTCGACAGGTCCAGAAGTCTCGCGAGGAGATCGAGGAGGTAGTTGAGCTCCGCGCAAGCAGGCTGCCGAACCTGCAACCGCAGCGGCCCATCCTTTGGTTCGTGGTGGACCAGATCGTCGTTGACAGGGTTGTCGGTGATGAGCGGATCATGTACGAGCAGCTGGAGCACATCGTTCAGTTGGCCGAAGACGATACGATCCGGTTTCAGGTGATCCCTGACGAGGTCCGGAAGCACTGTGGTCTGTGCTCACCGTTTAGATTGATGACGATGCGTGACAACCGCAAGCTTGTGCGGATGGAACACACCCTGGGTGGAACCGCTTACGACAAGAGTGATGAGATCGAGGAGATGGCGGAGCTGTTCGGGGCGTTGCAAGCAGAGGCCCTGTCGCCCATCCGGTCCATTCAGCTGATCCAAAACATCATGAAGGGCTTGAAATGA
- a CDS encoding methyltransferase domain-containing protein, with protein MADPHIERRAALAALLAERGILTDPAWRQALERVPRHDFLPDTVWGEDLDAGDGRLVAVARSHLNWSRWAYDDVSVITQVDDGRPCYPDGRGERATSSASQPSLVVEMLQALDVSEGMSVLEIGTATGYNCALLCERLGDEHVTSIEIDPALAERARRNLAAAGYKPNLVVGDGVGGVPSRALYDRVLATVAAHDIPGAWISQTRPGGVIVTPWATGFATTGLLRLTVDDNETAHGQVSGDAPFTLLRDQRVPAGGWRDYVDEGAPGAVEYRTTFNPMPVCDADPAGGLALVLGVLVPHLSTVRYPAADDSGEATVYLYDRRGSWALVEYVPADSDYEAHRGGPRDLCAEIDRAHRVWEAAGRPGRDRLGVSVTVGGDQRLWVDTPHTPVA; from the coding sequence GTGGCCGATCCCCACATCGAGCGGCGGGCCGCCCTCGCCGCTCTCCTCGCAGAGCGCGGCATCCTCACCGACCCAGCCTGGCGCCAGGCTCTGGAAAGGGTGCCGCGGCACGACTTTCTCCCCGACACCGTGTGGGGAGAGGACCTTGACGCCGGCGACGGCCGCCTCGTTGCTGTGGCCCGCTCACACCTGAACTGGTCCCGCTGGGCCTACGATGACGTCTCGGTCATCACCCAGGTCGATGACGGCCGCCCCTGTTACCCGGATGGGCGCGGTGAGCGGGCCACCTCTTCGGCCTCCCAGCCCTCTCTGGTCGTCGAGATGCTCCAGGCCCTGGACGTGAGCGAGGGTATGAGCGTGTTGGAGATCGGCACCGCGACCGGGTATAACTGCGCACTGCTGTGTGAGCGGCTCGGTGACGAGCACGTCACCTCCATCGAGATCGACCCGGCTCTTGCCGAGCGGGCGCGAAGGAACCTGGCGGCGGCCGGATACAAGCCGAACCTGGTCGTAGGAGACGGTGTCGGCGGGGTCCCGAGCCGAGCGCTCTACGATCGCGTTCTCGCTACCGTCGCGGCCCACGACATCCCCGGTGCGTGGATCTCCCAGACCCGGCCCGGCGGTGTCATCGTCACTCCCTGGGCGACCGGATTCGCGACCACCGGCCTTCTGCGGTTGACCGTGGACGACAACGAAACCGCGCACGGGCAGGTCAGCGGTGATGCTCCGTTCACGTTGCTGCGCGACCAGCGGGTGCCAGCCGGGGGCTGGCGGGACTACGTTGACGAAGGCGCCCCGGGAGCTGTTGAGTACCGCACGACCTTCAACCCCATGCCGGTCTGCGACGCTGACCCGGCTGGGGGCCTAGCCCTGGTGCTCGGGGTGCTGGTCCCCCACTTGAGTACGGTCCGCTACCCCGCAGCGGACGACAGCGGCGAGGCCACCGTCTACCTGTACGACAGGCGTGGTTCGTGGGCCCTGGTCGAGTACGTGCCCGCTGACAGCGACTACGAGGCGCACCGCGGCGGGCCCCGCGATCTGTGCGCGGAGATCGACAGAGCCCACCGCGTTTGGGAGGCAGCGGGGAGACCAGGCCGTGACCGGCTCGGAGTGAGCGTGACGGTCGGGGGCGACCAACGGCTGTGGGTGGACACACCTCACACCCCCGTGGCTTGA
- a CDS encoding ATP-binding protein: MQCTAPKPRQNRAERKADQIFLGIPQNVREARAWVETTLKEWGVAEPDPLTLVVSELTTNAVTHTLSGRPGEKFTVSLAVFEDRVRVRVKDAGPKPGRTLTIRNPSLESKHGRGLVLVDMLSLSWKPLAVGSGVQAEIAR; this comes from the coding sequence ATGCAGTGTACCGCCCCCAAACCCCGCCAGAACAGGGCTGAACGGAAAGCCGACCAGATCTTCCTCGGTATCCCGCAGAACGTGCGGGAAGCCCGCGCCTGGGTGGAGACCACCCTCAAGGAGTGGGGCGTCGCCGAACCGGACCCGCTCACCCTCGTCGTCTCCGAGCTGACCACCAACGCTGTCACCCACACGCTCAGTGGTCGCCCGGGCGAAAAGTTCACCGTCAGTCTGGCCGTGTTCGAGGATCGGGTCCGCGTCAGGGTCAAGGACGCCGGCCCCAAGCCCGGCCGGACTCTCACCATCCGCAACCCCTCGCTCGAATCGAAGCACGGTCGGGGTCTGGTCCTGGTGGACATGCTGTCCTTGTCCTGGAAGCCGCTCGCCGTGGGCAGCGGCGTGCAGGCGGAGATCGCTCGATGA
- a CDS encoding methyltransferase domain-containing protein, with amino-acid sequence MTTTPPGAGLARALATTGTLTDPLWHRAVLATDRSAFLPETIYGPDPAHPGWECPITRTDPRWDRWVAGDFALVTQVDDGEPVGEDGRGRLPTSSISQPSLVLRMLQALDAREGHRVLEIGTGTGYNTALLCHALGEDSVVSVEIDPGLAETAVKNLAQAGHHPTVVAADAAGAPEVGENEFDRVLSTVAARGEVPFSWVERSARYGIIVTPFEVGNTPGVLLKLRVHGDRTATGHFIGDAPFMVLRSQRPDQRRVRELVDEDAPGATDGLIEFNPRVVAYRNTGWQLALGHLVPDLRYAVYEAAEERPEWAGEATVYVATPDGSWALGEYTPEGGPYETRQDGSRDLWAEIAAAWDEWTRFGSPDRDRLGVTVGEHWTHLWVDTPAGVLNPKQRKRSR; translated from the coding sequence ATGACTACCACCCCACCCGGGGCCGGGCTGGCCCGAGCCCTGGCCACCACTGGCACCTTGACCGACCCTCTGTGGCACCGAGCAGTCCTCGCCACCGACCGATCCGCCTTCCTCCCCGAGACGATCTACGGACCCGACCCAGCCCACCCCGGGTGGGAGTGCCCCATCACCCGCACGGATCCACGATGGGACCGATGGGTAGCTGGCGACTTCGCTCTCGTCACCCAGGTCGATGACGGCGAACCTGTGGGCGAGGACGGGCGGGGACGGTTGCCGACGTCCAGCATCAGCCAACCGTCCCTGGTCCTGCGGATGCTCCAGGCCCTCGACGCCCGGGAGGGTCACCGGGTGTTGGAGATCGGAACGGGCACCGGCTACAACACGGCCTTGTTGTGTCACGCGCTGGGTGAGGACTCGGTGGTGTCGGTCGAGATCGACCCGGGGCTGGCCGAGACCGCAGTGAAGAATCTCGCGCAGGCCGGCCACCACCCGACGGTCGTGGCAGCCGACGCGGCCGGGGCCCCGGAGGTTGGCGAGAACGAGTTCGACAGGGTGTTGTCGACCGTCGCGGCGCGCGGTGAAGTCCCGTTCTCGTGGGTGGAGCGGAGCGCGAGGTACGGGATCATCGTGACCCCGTTCGAGGTGGGCAACACACCCGGGGTCCTGCTGAAGCTCCGGGTTCACGGGGACAGGACCGCGACCGGGCACTTCATCGGTGACGCTCCGTTCATGGTGCTGCGGTCCCAGCGGCCGGATCAGCGCCGGGTCCGTGAGCTGGTGGACGAGGACGCGCCAGGGGCGACGGACGGTCTGATCGAGTTCAACCCGAGGGTGGTCGCCTACCGCAACACCGGGTGGCAACTCGCCTTGGGGCATCTGGTGCCGGACCTGCGCTACGCGGTCTACGAGGCAGCCGAGGAGCGTCCGGAGTGGGCTGGGGAAGCGACCGTCTATGTGGCCACACCGGACGGGTCCTGGGCGCTGGGCGAGTACACCCCCGAAGGTGGCCCATACGAGACCCGTCAAGACGGGTCCCGGGACCTGTGGGCCGAGATCGCCGCTGCGTGGGATGAGTGGACCCGCTTTGGCTCCCCCGATCGGGACCGGTTGGGGGTCACCGTGGGCGAACACTGGACACACCTGTGGGTCGATACCCCGGCTGGTGTGCTGAACCCGAAACAGCGAAAGCGCTCTCGCTAG
- a CDS encoding radical SAM/SPASM domain-containing protein, translating into MTITPDAPPRTRPGMLWLDLTRQCQLECAHCYNNSGPNGDHGEMTRTDWFRVVDQAADTETRHVQLIGGEPTLHPDAPAIAEHTLGRGLNVEVYSNLVHVSPAWWALLQHSGMSLATSYYSAAPARHNLMTGRPASHRHTRANIVRALELRVPLRVSIITPDNEGVEETRAELETLGVRWIGVDHVRPYGRGAQGQEPDCSGLCGACGNGRASIGPDGTVSPCVFSTWMSAGNVLQEPLADILTGPDMTQARNEITAGKNDPPPNPIPCEPDRWCCPGVPDSGCTPRR; encoded by the coding sequence GTGACCATCACCCCCGACGCCCCACCCCGAACCCGCCCCGGAATGCTCTGGCTCGACCTCACCCGCCAGTGCCAACTCGAATGCGCCCACTGCTACAACAACTCCGGACCCAACGGCGACCACGGCGAGATGACCCGAACCGACTGGTTCCGCGTGGTGGACCAGGCCGCCGACACCGAAACCCGCCACGTCCAGCTCATCGGCGGAGAACCGACACTCCACCCCGACGCCCCAGCGATCGCCGAGCACACTCTCGGGCGCGGGCTGAACGTGGAGGTGTACTCCAACCTCGTCCACGTCTCCCCCGCCTGGTGGGCGCTGCTCCAGCACTCCGGCATGTCGCTGGCTACCTCCTACTACTCGGCCGCCCCGGCCCGGCACAACCTGATGACCGGCCGCCCTGCTTCGCACCGCCACACCCGGGCGAACATCGTCCGCGCACTGGAACTGAGGGTGCCGCTGCGGGTTTCGATCATCACCCCAGACAATGAAGGGGTCGAGGAGACCCGAGCCGAACTCGAAACCCTCGGAGTGCGATGGATCGGCGTTGACCACGTTCGCCCCTATGGGCGAGGAGCCCAAGGGCAGGAACCCGACTGCTCCGGGCTGTGTGGGGCGTGCGGCAACGGTCGTGCCTCGATCGGACCGGACGGCACCGTGTCCCCGTGCGTGTTCTCCACGTGGATGAGCGCGGGCAACGTCCTCCAGGAGCCGCTGGCAGATATCCTGACCGGCCCCGACATGACCCAAGCCCGAAACGAGATCACAGCCGGAAAGAACGACCCGCCGCCAAACCCCATCCCTTGCGAACCGGACCGCTGGTGCTGCCCCGGAGTCCCCGACAGCGGCTGCACACCTCGAAGGTGA
- a CDS encoding cupin domain-containing protein, whose amino-acid sequence MEHRFVREIEQALSWPGPSMLGKEFTRGSVSDSSLPTRLLTPHKLLDLIMRRSLSAPQFRCFRAGEELHPSRFLSDSVSRRGQSIRIPDMRRLGRLLDDGCTLVLDEVNFFDPTMEVACRALQWWSHELVQVNTYLTTQDAAGFSLHWDDHDVVIIQLAGEKSWEVRGASRVAPMYRDAEPNNEPPEDVLWAGTMRPGDVMHIPRGYWHQATRTDRGDGYSLHATFGFVKRAGANWIAWLADRAREHELFRHDLERWSTSASIEAQQEALTQAAAELLKAHTPSEFLSAREEQRPASRHVPHLPIFGNLTDVVCVTEFPPHVREDGGAVTVQAAGKKITFAAKALCVRLKWDTKG is encoded by the coding sequence ATGGAACACCGGTTCGTGCGGGAGATCGAGCAGGCACTCAGCTGGCCAGGGCCAAGCATGCTGGGCAAGGAATTCACGCGCGGGAGCGTGAGCGACTCCAGTCTCCCCACTCGACTGCTGACTCCGCACAAGCTGCTCGACCTCATCATGAGACGCAGCCTGTCGGCCCCGCAGTTCCGGTGCTTTCGCGCGGGAGAGGAGCTCCATCCGTCCCGGTTCCTCAGCGACTCGGTGAGCCGTCGCGGTCAGAGCATCCGGATCCCCGATATGCGCAGACTCGGCCGCCTGCTCGACGATGGCTGCACCCTGGTACTCGACGAGGTGAACTTCTTCGACCCCACCATGGAAGTGGCATGTCGGGCCCTGCAGTGGTGGTCGCATGAACTCGTCCAGGTCAACACCTACCTGACCACCCAGGACGCGGCCGGGTTCTCCCTCCACTGGGACGACCATGACGTGGTGATCATCCAGCTCGCAGGAGAGAAAAGCTGGGAGGTGCGCGGCGCTTCCCGAGTCGCACCCATGTACCGGGATGCCGAACCCAACAACGAGCCCCCCGAGGACGTGCTCTGGGCCGGGACCATGCGCCCCGGCGACGTCATGCACATCCCCCGCGGCTACTGGCACCAGGCCACCCGCACCGACCGGGGAGATGGCTACAGCCTCCACGCCACCTTCGGCTTCGTCAAGCGCGCAGGAGCCAACTGGATCGCATGGCTCGCCGACCGGGCCCGCGAACACGAGCTGTTCCGCCATGACCTGGAACGGTGGAGCACGAGCGCATCCATCGAGGCCCAGCAAGAGGCGCTCACCCAGGCCGCCGCAGAACTACTCAAGGCCCACACCCCCTCGGAGTTCCTCTCCGCCCGGGAAGAGCAGCGTCCAGCTTCACGGCACGTTCCCCACCTGCCGATCTTCGGGAATCTCACCGACGTGGTGTGCGTGACCGAATTTCCCCCACACGTTCGCGAGGATGGTGGCGCTGTCACTGTCCAGGCCGCAGGCAAAAAGATCACCTTCGCCGCCAAGGCCCTCTGTGTCAGGCTCAAGTGGGACACCAAGGGATAA
- a CDS encoding class I SAM-dependent DNA methyltransferase — MAYPTSTVTEYWDRYASGVNAESDLEAAFGWTQWDGRGPGCELLGDPGSALELGCGRRVEVAALARAGIKAEGVDVSPVQVEQSRERWRPLGASFHQGDVIAFLEAAEQRWDAIYSVWGAVWFSDPRVLLPLVRERLAPGGRLVFSHAEPVPGSSGPQGMYGGGFRGRRVWLHQWAATPEEWEELLQAAGFVGPRVWVEPAPQPDHVGTLIGVAHQG; from the coding sequence ATGGCCTACCCGACCTCCACGGTGACCGAGTACTGGGACCGTTACGCCAGCGGTGTCAATGCCGAATCCGACCTGGAAGCGGCGTTCGGATGGACTCAGTGGGACGGGCGCGGGCCGGGCTGTGAACTGCTCGGCGACCCCGGCTCTGCGTTGGAGCTGGGGTGTGGCCGCAGGGTCGAGGTCGCTGCCCTGGCCCGAGCCGGGATCAAGGCCGAAGGCGTCGATGTCTCACCCGTCCAGGTGGAACAGTCGCGCGAGCGGTGGCGACCGTTGGGGGCCAGCTTCCACCAGGGCGACGTGATCGCGTTCCTGGAAGCAGCCGAGCAGCGCTGGGACGCGATCTACTCGGTGTGGGGTGCGGTGTGGTTCAGCGACCCGCGTGTGCTTCTGCCGCTGGTGCGGGAGAGGTTGGCACCGGGCGGGCGGTTGGTGTTCTCCCATGCTGAGCCGGTCCCTGGCTCGTCGGGGCCGCAGGGGATGTACGGGGGCGGGTTTCGAGGGCGGCGGGTGTGGCTGCACCAGTGGGCCGCTACACCGGAGGAGTGGGAGGAGCTACTGCAAGCGGCCGGGTTCGTCGGTCCCCGGGTGTGGGTCGAGCCAGCTCCGCAACCAGACCACGTGGGCACCTTGATCGGGGTGGCGCACCAGGGTTAA
- a CDS encoding DUF397 domain-containing protein — MNEEWVWHKSSHSDGRGGDCVEVAEGPTATRFRDTQNRQLGYLEAPSTEWAAMVAAARRQ; from the coding sequence ATGAACGAAGAGTGGGTCTGGCACAAGTCATCCCACAGTGACGGACGTGGCGGCGACTGTGTAGAGGTCGCGGAGGGCCCCACGGCGACGCGGTTCCGTGACACCCAGAACCGTCAGCTGGGCTACCTCGAAGCCCCGTCTACGGAGTGGGCTGCCATGGTGGCGGCAGCGCGCCGCCAGTAG
- a CDS encoding helix-turn-helix domain-containing protein: MILSKLLRHSRQRRGWSTTDLAAASNTSASLVEHLEAGQGLPGWGQALRVMLDVLDITPDVVWRHALAEATSARGPVELGWSPVFLDVVVVAGPVPNVRALEELLSEIAERVDRPPGLIVVRDPQWAADGERAAFEVAADLSSCYGPSYQVRAGATVALMWDPSLITLTRWQPDPVHAQMTIPAGSALTLTADPAHTPTPGAAVLMVSPNPGPKPKGSEASCHVRACPTLREAIIPGSHQVGPHCTRLSFLLPLMHKGVQTWN; this comes from the coding sequence ATGATCCTCAGCAAGCTCCTGCGCCACTCACGACAACGACGCGGCTGGTCCACCACAGACCTGGCCGCCGCATCAAACACTTCTGCCTCACTCGTGGAGCACCTGGAAGCCGGTCAAGGCCTGCCCGGCTGGGGGCAAGCCCTTCGGGTGATGTTGGACGTCCTCGACATCACGCCCGACGTGGTGTGGCGCCATGCTCTGGCCGAGGCCACGTCCGCTCGCGGCCCGGTGGAGCTGGGGTGGTCCCCGGTGTTCCTGGATGTGGTGGTCGTCGCCGGTCCCGTCCCGAACGTGCGGGCCTTGGAGGAGCTGCTGTCAGAAATCGCAGAGCGCGTTGACCGCCCGCCCGGCCTCATCGTGGTCCGCGACCCGCAATGGGCCGCTGATGGCGAGCGCGCGGCGTTTGAAGTCGCCGCAGACCTGAGCAGCTGCTACGGCCCCTCCTACCAGGTTCGCGCCGGCGCGACGGTGGCGCTGATGTGGGATCCGAGCCTGATCACGCTCACTCGCTGGCAGCCCGACCCCGTCCACGCCCAGATGACGATCCCCGCGGGGAGCGCGTTGACCCTGACCGCTGACCCCGCCCACACCCCGACCCCCGGGGCGGCGGTGCTCATGGTGTCGCCGAACCCAGGGCCGAAGCCCAAGGGGAGCGAGGCGAGCTGCCACGTGAGGGCTTGTCCTACCTTGCGCGAGGCCATCATCCCTGGCTCCCACCAGGTCGGCCCTCACTGCACACGTCTCAGCTTCCTCCTGCCTTTGATGCACAAAGGAGTGCAGACATGGAACTGA
- a CDS encoding NUDIX hydrolase yields MSPKTTKEKVLCYIVRDGKLLVFRHTDYSYEEVGIQVPAGSIRQGETPEDAALREAGEETGLKNFTIVRKLGETEYDISPYRFELQHRHVFHLDLADPTPERWKSQEDHDGEQEPTHFECFWIPIEAAHILQSGQGALLGRLFD; encoded by the coding sequence GTGTCACCAAAGACCACCAAGGAAAAGGTTCTCTGCTACATCGTTCGCGATGGAAAGCTGCTGGTTTTTCGGCACACCGACTACTCCTACGAAGAGGTCGGCATCCAGGTTCCGGCAGGCAGCATCCGCCAAGGGGAAACCCCCGAGGACGCCGCTCTGCGCGAGGCGGGGGAGGAGACCGGGCTGAAGAACTTCACGATCGTGCGCAAGCTCGGTGAGACCGAGTACGACATCAGCCCGTACCGGTTCGAGCTCCAGCACCGGCACGTTTTTCACCTGGATTTGGCCGATCCCACCCCGGAGCGGTGGAAGAGCCAGGAGGACCACGACGGCGAGCAGGAGCCCACGCACTTCGAGTGCTTCTGGATCCCGATCGAAGCGGCCCACATCTTGCAGTCCGGCCAAGGCGCGCTACTCGGACGCCTGTTCGATTAG
- a CDS encoding DUF397 domain-containing protein, producing the protein MTDTQQELPPEAMGNEKWHDTTDALWMRSSLSNPDAEAIVEVAEFDDGFRAVRDGKSSEKGTLFFTPAEWEAFVLGARDGEFDIPEEYLTEEEIKIQRGQTEVEAAWVPSPLNTPEAMAEYHRRQN; encoded by the coding sequence ATGACCGACACCCAGCAGGAACTGCCGCCCGAGGCCATGGGCAACGAGAAGTGGCACGACACCACCGACGCACTCTGGATGCGCTCCTCCCTATCCAACCCCGACGCCGAAGCGATCGTCGAAGTCGCCGAGTTCGACGACGGCTTCCGCGCCGTCCGGGACGGCAAGTCCTCGGAGAAGGGCACCCTCTTCTTCACCCCCGCCGAGTGGGAAGCCTTCGTCCTCGGGGCCCGGGACGGTGAGTTCGACATCCCCGAGGAGTACCTCACCGAGGAGGAGATCAAGATCCAGCGCGGCCAGACCGAGGTCGAAGCGGCCTGGGTGCCCTCCCCGCTGAACACCCCGGAAGCCATGGCCGAATACCACCGCCGCCAGAACTGA